One Brassica napus cultivar Da-Ae chromosome C4, Da-Ae, whole genome shotgun sequence genomic region harbors:
- the LOC106394922 gene encoding SKP1-like protein 1A isoform X2: protein MSTKKILFKSSDGHLFEADEAVARQSTTISHPLEDCCAKADDEFLLPNVSGNILSLVIEYCKKHADVGSISEEDLKKWDAEFVLGMDQPTFFDLIRASNYQNIPSLIALTCQTIANMIADPNEIRATFEIKNDFTPEEEEKGHVTPVKSR, encoded by the exons ATGTCTACGAAAAAGATCTTGTTTAAGAGCTCCGATGGTCACTTGTTCGAGGCCGACGAAGCTGTCGCACGCCAATCGACGACGATATCACATCCCCTTGAAGATTGCTGCGCCAAGGCCGACGATGAGTTCCTGCTTCCGAACGTCTCCGGCAACATCCTCAGCTTAGTGATCGAGTACTGCAAGAAGCACGCCGACGTTGGCTCCATCTCCGAGGAAGATCTCAAGAAGTGGGACGCCGAGTTCGTCTTGGGTATGGATCAGCCCACGTTCTTCGATCTCATCCGGGCTTCGAACTACCAGAACATCCCAAGCCTGATTGCTCTAACTTGCCAGACGATCGCTAATATGATCGCGGACCCAAATGAGATTCGCGCAACGTTCGAGATCAAGAACGATTTTACaccggaggaagaagaaaaaggtc ATGTGACACCCGTTAAATCTCGATAA
- the LOC111205871 gene encoding SKP1-like protein 1A has translation MSKKIMLKSSDGESFEVEEEVARQSQTLANLIEDNCTDGEIPIANVTSKILGMVVEYCKKHVVVVDGGDDSSSSSTSEEDLKKWDADFMQIDQSTMYDLILAANYLNVASLLDLACQTVADMIAVCKSAAEIRAKFGIENDFTPEEEAEIVKENQWAFE, from the coding sequence ATGTCAAAGAAGATCATGTTGAAGAGCTCTGACGGAGAATCCTTCGAGGTGGAAGAAGAGGTTGCACGTCAATCACAGACTTTAGCAAATCTCATCGAAGACAATTGCACCGATGGCGAGATCCCGATTGCGAACGTCACAAGCAAAATCCTCGGCATGGTTGTAGAATATTGCAAGAAGCACGTCGTGGTGGTCGATGGAGGTGATGATTCATCTTCCTCCTCCACTTCCGAGGAGGATCTCAAGAAGTGGGACGCTGACTTCATGCAAATCGACCAGTCCACGATGTATGACCTAATCTTGGCTGCGAATTACCTAAACGTTGCAAGCCTGCTTGACCTCGCTTGCCAGACAGTTGCTGATATGATCGCAGTATGCAAGAGTGCTGCAGAGATTCGCGCAAAGTTTGGCATCGAGAATGATTTTACACCAGAGGAAGAAGCAGAGATTGTCAAGGAGAACCAATGGGCTTTTGAATGA
- the LOC125585997 gene encoding probable alkaline/neutral invertase D produces the protein CDGVLRAQGVYGYPIEIQALFFMALRSAMSMLKHDTEGKEFMERISKRLHALSFHMRSYFWLDFQQLNDIYRYKTEEYSHTAVNKFNVIPDSIPEWVFDFMPLRGGYFIGNVSPARMDFRWFALGNCVAILASLATPEQSAAIMDLIEERWEELVGEMPVKICHPAIESHEWRIVTGCDPKNTRWSYHNGGSWPGDFFFFFSFLKLFSFRL, from the coding sequence TGTGACGGAGTCTTGCGTGCGCAGGGGGTTTATGGGTACCCGATTGAGATCCAAGCTCTCTTCTTCATGGCTCTACGATCAGCAATGTCGATGCTAAAGCACGACACTGAAGGGAAAGAGTTCATGGAGAGGATATCTAAGCGGCTACACGCGCTCAGCTTCCACATGAGAAGCTATTTCTGGCTGGATTTTCAGCAGCTCAACGACATTTACCGTTACAAGACGGAGGAGTACTCACACACGGCGGTCAACAAGTTCAACGTCATCCCTGACTCGATCCCTGAGTGGGTGTTCGACTTTATGCCTCTCCGTGGCGGCTACTTCATAGGAAACGTCAGTCCAGCTCGTATGGACTTCAGGTGGTTTGCCCTTGGTAACTGTGTAGCGATACTTGCTTCATTAGCCACGCCTGAGCAGTCGGCGGCCATCATGGACTTGATCGAGGAACGGTGGGAAGAGCTGGTCGGAGAGATGCCGGTTAAGATTTGTCATCCGGCTATTGAGAGTCATGAGTGGAGGATCGTTACTGGTTGTGACCCTAAGAATACTCGGTGGAGTTATCATAACGGAGGTTCTTGGccaggtgatttttttttcttcttttctttcttgaaaTTATTCTCTTTTAGATTATGA
- the LOC106394922 gene encoding SKP1-like protein 1A isoform X1, with product MSTKKILFKSSDGHLFEADEAVARQSTTISHPLEDCCAKADDEFLLPNVSGNILSLVIEYCKKHADVGSISEEDLKKWDAEFVLGMDQPTFFDLIRASNYQNIPSLIALTCQTIANMIADPNEIRATFEIKNDFTPEEEEKGRQENRWAFHLSH from the coding sequence ATGTCTACGAAAAAGATCTTGTTTAAGAGCTCCGATGGTCACTTGTTCGAGGCCGACGAAGCTGTCGCACGCCAATCGACGACGATATCACATCCCCTTGAAGATTGCTGCGCCAAGGCCGACGATGAGTTCCTGCTTCCGAACGTCTCCGGCAACATCCTCAGCTTAGTGATCGAGTACTGCAAGAAGCACGCCGACGTTGGCTCCATCTCCGAGGAAGATCTCAAGAAGTGGGACGCCGAGTTCGTCTTGGGTATGGATCAGCCCACGTTCTTCGATCTCATCCGGGCTTCGAACTACCAGAACATCCCAAGCCTGATTGCTCTAACTTGCCAGACGATCGCTAATATGATCGCGGACCCAAATGAGATTCGCGCAACGTTCGAGATCAAGAACGATTTTACaccggaggaagaagaaaaaggtcGCCAGGAGAATCGATGGGCCTTTCACTTGAGTCATTAG